The DNA segment GCGGGTTTCCCACCAGCATAAGGCTGGTGAGAACTGGAAATGAAGGTACCAAAATCTGGGGCACCTTTTGTGTTGTCTTGTCCTTGGGGGATAGAAAATACAGGGAATGCTTAGCTGGGCTCAACTCTTCTAtctgccacagcagctgagaGGTATATTCTTTCCATCATATTTTATCCTAtctatcccatcccatcccatcccatcccatcccatcccatcccatcccatcccatcccatcccatcccatcccatcccatcccatcccatcccatctaTCTCATTTTGTCTCATCTCATCCAATCTATTCCACCCCATCTGTCTcatcccatctccatcccatccaGTTCATCTCATTCCATCTCAGCtatcccaccccatccccatcccatcccatcccatcccatcccatcccatcccatcccatcccatcccatcccatcccatcccatcccatcccatcccatcccatcccatcccatcccatgcCATGTGCTCCCATTGCTCCTGAAAATTCTGTCTGCATAACTTGGGTTTGAAGGTTCAAGCATCCCCAATGCACCCTCCACCTTCCCTGTCATCTCCTAAGCACACAAGTCCAGTGCAAGGAGGGTTCCTCTGGATGCATCCTGCCTGGTTCAAAGGAGCTTGTGGCCTTGGGACCAGTGTCTGGGAAGGGTCTCCGtagccagcagctctgaaggGGTCAGCCCTACCTGGAAGCAGTTCTTGAATTTCAGGCTGACAAAGTAGAGAGCCACAGGGTTGATGCAGGAGTTGAGGGAGGCCATATTGATCCCAAAGTGATCCATCACCAGCAGGAAACTGAGAATGGAGGGGACAGAAGAAGTGTTGGAATCTCACGGAGAACTGAAGGAGTATTTCCAAGGTGCCTGCCAATTGCCTGCAATGAGCCCAGTGGAACCTCTGCTGGTGCCCACGGAGGCTGCCAGCACGGTGCCCTCCTGCTGGTGGCCCTACCTGAGCAGTTCACATCTGTTGGGGTCTGTCTGGTCATAGATGGTCTTTTTGAGGATGCGGCTGAGGTGGagaggcagccagcagagcGCGAAGATCACCACCAGGCAGaagaccttcttggccacctccCGGCGCTGCAAGGAGAAGGCGGACAGGAGAGGAAGCTTGATCTGGCTGAGCACTGGAGAGCAGGTGGAGCAAGGCACCATCTGCCCATACTCAGCCACAGCTCTTCAACTCCTTTCTGTCCCCCAGCGACAGCCTCTTTGGAGCCCAGAGCACAAGCTGCAGGTCCCAACTCCTGCACCGTGAGGAGGACTCTGAGATCCAGGCTGCAGAAATGGTAGCAGCaggggagtgataggactaagggaatggagcaaaatgagaagtgggtagattcagattggatgagggtggtgagacattggaacaggttgcccagggacccaggtggcagaagcctcatccccggaaggttttaaggccaggctggatgtggctctgagcaacctgatctagtggaaggtgtccctgcccatggcagggggggttggaagtagatgatcctcgaggtccctgccagccctgacaattctatgattctatatggaCCAGAGTCCTTCACATCCCTTCTTGCCCTCGCTCCTGGTGACTGgcacagcatggccagagatgaaTGACCATGAGAAACTGAAGAGCCAGCTGCTCCATGGCCATGAGGAACTGAAAATCCAGCTGGTCCGTGGACTAGCCTAAGACAATCCTTGCAGGACCTGTGCTCTaccctccttgcccttctctgcacacgcTCCATCAGCTCAATGTCCTCCTCGTAGTGAGAGGTCCAGCACCTAACAAAAAATGCTGAgtggcctggagcatctctgtgaggagaaaggctgagagccctggggctgttgagcctggagaagagcagccccagaggggatctgaccaatgtttacaaatatctgaagggtgggtgtcaagaagatggggctgggcttttctctgtgctgccccgtgacaggacgaggggcaaagagcacaaagtggaaggcaggaggttcccggaggagagcaggaggagaaagttgttggGTGTGAGGgtccagcagctcaatgtcctCCCTGTAGTGAAGGGTCCGGCACTGagcacagtactcgaggtgtggcctcaccagtgctgagtacaggagggtGATCACCTCCCtcttctgctggccaccatGCTTCTAagacaagccaggatgcccttggccttcttggccacctgggcacactgctgactcctgtTCAGCTGACtatccaccaacacccccagctccctctccaagttgcagctttccaaccacacatccccaagtctgtagcttgccATGGGGTGTCAGTGGTGGGTTAATTAATTCAtgcttggactcagtgatcttaaaggtcttctccagtgATTGTGGGATTCTGGGAATTAATGATCCAGCAGAAATCCATCAGGTTAGTGTTTACTGAGGTTTCCAGCACCTAGAATCCCCTCTTTGACCTTTGCAGGCCTGCCACTAGGCCACTGATGGTGCCAGGGTGGTGCCTATGATCATGCCAGCCCTGTTCTTTACCCTACAAAGCTCCAGCTgagcctcagctcagctcagaggtAGCTGGGGGGGTTGTCAGTTAGGTAAGAGAGGGAGTATCCCTTCAGTGTAGCCCTCCCATAAGACCCTCAGTCGTTTGAGGAACATCCTGAGCAGGTCTGGGGTGGCCTGAGCTTCTCACCTTGTAGAGCTTTGCTGTGAGCTGACCTGGCTTTCACTGctgtcttctcctctctgccctctTGCAGCCCTGATGTGGAGTTCTGTGGCTACTGCATCACACACCCCTCTGAAAGCAAGATCAACTTCAGGATCCAGACCCGAGGTGGGACTcactgggagaaagaaaagcaggtttctccttcttctctgctgatcatttgcagctgctgtgtcctgctcctcagctgcagaggCTGTTCTGAGCCACCAGGGTAGTTAGGCGCTGGAATGgagtgcccagagaagttgtgaagacTCCAAGCCTAGAagtgttcagagccaggttggatggggccttgagcaacctggtctagctgaagatgtccctgcccatggcaggagggttggtctagatgatctttaaggtcccttccaacccaaaccattctatcattatGCTACAGGTCTTCTTCCCAGCTATTGGGTTGTGGCCTGAGGAGCCCACAGCCTTGCCTTCTCCCAGATACCTGGGAAGCAGGCATCAAACGGGTGCTGGGGTAGAGTAGATGTgaactgccagagctgctgggtgctCCATCTGCCCCTGACCCAGCACAGAGACTGGAGAGCAAAGCTGAAGTGTGGTGACATCTAGCTGCAGTgagatgatagaatcacagaatggcttggcttggaaggcaccataaagatcatctgcttccaacccctctctTATGGTCAGGGACATGTtgactacagcaggttgctgaaagctccatccagcctttgtttcctcctctctttctccactGTCTTGCAGCTTTGGGCATCAGGCTGACTTGAAGCTGTTGAACACCTCATCAGTCCGTTCTGTCTTTGTACTTTGTACTCCAAAGAGGACTTTGTTCCCTGGCAGTAGAAAGCATGGACAACTGTGAGCCTCTTGCAGTCACTCACTGGCTCACCAACCCCTCCAGCTCAGCCCACTGCCCTTCAGCCAGGTCCTGCCAAGCTCCAcagctttggctgctgctggaggaggggtGCTGCTCCATCCCTCCGTCATGGGACTGTTCCTCTGAG comes from the Indicator indicator isolate 239-I01 unplaced genomic scaffold, UM_Iind_1.1 iindUn_scaffold_315, whole genome shotgun sequence genome and includes:
- the LOC128980578 gene encoding endothelin receptor type B-like; this translates as MVPCSTCSPVLSQIKLPLLSAFSLQRREVAKKVFCLVVIFALCWLPLHLSRILKKTIYDQTDPNRCELLSFLLVMDHFGINMASLNSCINPVALYFVSLKFKNCFQSCLCCWCQRPALSITPTDDKGSVGKWKANGQELGLDRSSSPLSNKYSSS